One region of Ornithinibacter aureus genomic DNA includes:
- a CDS encoding ATP-dependent DNA helicase UvrD2, with protein MSSLPVHPGADAVLDALDPEQREVAAHPSGPMCVLAGAGTGKTRAITHRIAYGVLSGVYQAQRVLAVTFTARAAGEMRTRLRDLGVGGVQARTFHAASLRQLHYFWPQAIGGASPEVMPHKASAVAEAGSRLRLRLDGPAIRDLSSEIEWSKVSLLTPDSYAAAASAARREPPAGLDATAMARLIAAYEEVKTDRGVIDFEDVLLLMVGILREHEEVARAVRNQYRHFVVDEYQDVNRLQQTLLDLWLGERRDICVVGDPAQTIYSFTGASPQHLLSFRTRHPDARTVELVRNYRSTPQVVTLANLVLRGPGGQRRSGSVELRAQRADGPVPELVVADNDPDEAAAVATRIASLLDAGHPPSEVAVLFRTNGQSEAFESALAERGIPYLVRGGERFFSRKEVRDAVVLMRGAARSDDGSVPLPDLARDVLLGAGWSREAPTSGGAARERWESLAALAGLADDVFATDPQARMPALVRELEERAAASHAPTVQGVTLASFHAAKGLEWDTVFLVGCSDGLLPITMADTPEAVEEERRLLYVGVTRARERLVLSYAGARTPGAKATRRPSRFLDGTSSVLGDGARSQARRRKAPGTGGGSGGGKGKPAVRSTCRACGADLGTARERTIGRCSTCPPTMDERLFEALREWRLDTAREADVPAFVVFTDATLTAIAEKVPRDVAALSRITGVGPAKLERYGAAVLSLLEEFSEAQ; from the coding sequence ATGAGCAGCCTGCCAGTGCACCCCGGAGCCGACGCGGTCCTCGATGCACTCGACCCCGAGCAGCGCGAGGTCGCGGCCCACCCGAGCGGCCCGATGTGCGTGCTCGCGGGCGCCGGCACGGGCAAGACCCGGGCCATCACCCACCGCATCGCGTACGGGGTGCTGTCCGGGGTGTACCAAGCCCAGCGGGTGCTGGCCGTCACCTTCACGGCCCGGGCCGCTGGTGAGATGCGCACCCGCCTTCGTGACCTCGGGGTGGGCGGGGTCCAGGCCCGTACCTTCCACGCGGCATCCCTGCGCCAGCTGCACTACTTCTGGCCCCAGGCGATCGGAGGAGCGTCGCCGGAGGTGATGCCGCACAAGGCCAGCGCCGTCGCCGAGGCCGGTTCCCGCCTGCGGTTGCGCCTTGACGGCCCCGCCATCCGCGACCTGTCCTCGGAGATCGAGTGGTCGAAGGTGTCGCTGCTGACTCCCGACTCCTACGCGGCAGCGGCCAGCGCAGCGCGACGTGAGCCCCCGGCCGGTCTGGACGCCACGGCGATGGCCCGGCTCATCGCGGCCTATGAGGAGGTCAAGACCGACCGCGGCGTCATCGACTTCGAGGACGTCCTGCTCCTCATGGTGGGCATCCTGCGCGAGCACGAGGAAGTGGCCCGGGCGGTGCGCAACCAGTACCGGCACTTCGTCGTCGACGAGTACCAGGACGTCAACCGCCTCCAGCAGACCCTGCTCGACCTGTGGCTGGGGGAGCGGCGAGACATCTGCGTCGTCGGGGACCCGGCGCAGACGATCTACTCCTTCACCGGCGCCTCGCCCCAGCACCTGCTCTCGTTCCGCACCCGCCACCCCGACGCCCGCACCGTCGAGCTCGTGCGCAACTACCGCTCCACCCCGCAGGTGGTCACCCTCGCCAACCTCGTCCTGCGCGGCCCGGGAGGGCAGCGCCGATCCGGCTCGGTCGAGCTGCGGGCGCAGCGCGCCGACGGGCCCGTGCCCGAGCTCGTCGTGGCCGACAACGACCCCGACGAGGCGGCGGCGGTCGCGACGCGCATCGCGTCGTTGCTGGATGCCGGGCACCCACCCTCGGAGGTGGCCGTGCTCTTTCGCACCAACGGCCAGAGCGAGGCCTTCGAGTCGGCCCTGGCCGAGCGCGGCATCCCCTACCTCGTGCGTGGCGGCGAACGCTTCTTCTCCCGCAAGGAGGTGCGCGACGCCGTGGTGCTCATGCGGGGCGCGGCGCGCTCCGACGACGGGTCGGTGCCGCTGCCCGACCTTGCCCGTGACGTGCTGCTCGGGGCCGGCTGGTCCCGGGAGGCGCCCACGAGCGGGGGAGCGGCCCGTGAGCGCTGGGAGTCGCTCGCCGCGCTCGCCGGTCTTGCCGACGACGTCTTCGCGACCGACCCACAGGCGCGGATGCCGGCCCTCGTGCGTGAGCTCGAGGAACGGGCCGCGGCCAGCCACGCGCCGACGGTGCAGGGGGTGACCCTGGCGTCCTTCCACGCCGCCAAGGGGCTCGAGTGGGACACGGTGTTCCTCGTCGGCTGCTCCGACGGGTTGCTCCCGATCACCATGGCCGACACCCCGGAGGCCGTCGAGGAGGAGCGGCGCCTGCTCTACGTCGGTGTCACCCGAGCCCGCGAGCGACTCGTGCTGTCCTACGCAGGGGCCCGCACCCCCGGGGCGAAGGCGACGCGACGCCCCTCCCGGTTCCTCGACGGCACATCGAGCGTGCTCGGCGACGGTGCCCGGTCGCAGGCTCGGCGACGCAAGGCGCCCGGAACGGGTGGCGGGTCCGGTGGCGGCAAGGGCAAGCCGGCGGTCCGCTCGACGTGCCGCGCGTGCGGTGCTGATCTGGGGACGGCGCGCGAACGGACCATCGGACGGTGCTCGACCTGCCCGCCCACGATGGACGAGCGGCTCTTCGAGGCCCTGCGCGAGTGGCGCCTTGACACCGCCCGGGAGGCTGATGTCCCTGCCTTCGTCGTGTTCACCGACGCGACGCTGACCGCGATCGCCGAGAAGGTGCCGCGGGACGTCGCCGCGTTGTCGCGGATCACCGGCGTCGGACCGGCCAAGCTCGAGCGCTACGGAGCCGCCGTGCTGAGCCTTCTCGAAGAATTTTCTGAAGCCCAATAG
- a CDS encoding ATP-dependent helicase: protein MTAPRWSAVALAHALGQHTPTPEQTAVIEAPLRPLLVVAGAGSGKTETMAARVVWLVANNLVRPDEVLGLTFTRKAAGELSERLSARLTTLREAGIWVPQEEDGAAVLDDAPTVSTYHAYAGRIVREHGVRLGVEAESRLLSEAAAWQVAHEAVVAYDGPMDGVEKAESTVTTAVVDLAGEMAEHLVDVDAVAAHLDEVVAALEAIPRGEASTKKAFPKEVKDTIAVLRERRAILPLITHFQALKRARDSMDFADQVQLAARVAMTVPQVGAGERSRFRAVLLDEFQDTSEAQLQLLRSLFVAPGAAVPVTAVGDPHQSIYGWRGASSTTLHRFRVDFVDDAGSTQVLPLSTSWRNDQAVLDVANHVAQPLTRATSVPVRRLGARAEAGPGHVATARLSTLEGEAAHVADWVRARLRRPGRTTAAVLCRKRSQFDPVIEALEERDIPYEVVGLGGLLHTPEVADLVALLWVVQDPSRGDRLMRLLTGPSCRLGAADLDGLGAWARERQRTGRDRRRTDLARDASEQASIVEALDDLPPATWVGPEGQSLSPTALTRLEGLGATVRHLRALTGLGLAELAAEAEVALGLDIEVLARTTWSPGAARAHLDAFADVAATFAASADRSTLGGFLTWLDAAVDEERGLDLGWVEARPDAVQVMTVHAAKGLEWDVVAVPGLVESSFPAHSGTSTTVKDGSWNHSTPTDKGWLAGLATLPYDLRGDADGLPCFSWRGPHTWDSIAGASGEYHRFRGAVAAHGILEERRLAYVAFTRARHDLLLTSHVWGTAGTPRLTSRFLLEVREQGLAPASGPWVDLPPVDPKPQNPRTAEQVNVAWPTQDHVARRQALLEPARAIADAVATLSQEPDGSRVAVPSSPWDDEVSILLAERAARGRGADVDVVLPAHLSTSALVALAEDATRFTLDLRRPMPTPPALSARRGTTFHAWVEEHYARAAFVDIDELPGSADDGAVDDDLAALRASFSASEWADRTPVEVETSVETVLDGIAVRGRIDAVFEDVGDDGQPSWVVVDWKTGAAPSGARASARTLQLAAYRIAWARVRGVPIERVRGAFFHAATGETTWPDLPGVDEITAVLSAARPG from the coding sequence GTGACGGCGCCGCGGTGGAGTGCCGTCGCGCTCGCGCACGCGCTGGGTCAGCACACCCCGACGCCGGAGCAGACCGCCGTCATCGAGGCCCCGTTGCGCCCCCTGCTCGTCGTCGCCGGAGCGGGCTCGGGCAAGACCGAGACGATGGCGGCACGGGTGGTGTGGCTGGTCGCCAACAACCTCGTGCGCCCCGATGAGGTGCTGGGGTTGACCTTCACCCGCAAGGCCGCCGGCGAGCTGTCGGAGCGGCTCTCCGCGCGCCTGACCACCCTGCGCGAGGCCGGCATCTGGGTGCCGCAGGAGGAGGACGGCGCCGCCGTGCTCGACGACGCCCCGACGGTGTCGACCTATCACGCCTATGCGGGCCGGATCGTGCGCGAGCACGGCGTCCGCCTCGGGGTGGAGGCCGAGAGCCGTCTGCTCAGCGAGGCCGCCGCCTGGCAGGTGGCCCACGAGGCGGTCGTCGCCTACGACGGGCCCATGGACGGGGTCGAGAAGGCGGAGTCGACCGTGACGACCGCGGTGGTCGACCTCGCCGGTGAGATGGCTGAGCACCTCGTCGACGTGGATGCCGTGGCCGCGCACCTCGACGAGGTGGTCGCCGCCCTCGAGGCCATCCCACGGGGTGAGGCCTCGACGAAGAAGGCCTTCCCCAAGGAGGTCAAGGACACCATCGCCGTGCTGCGCGAGCGGCGCGCGATCCTGCCGCTGATCACGCACTTCCAGGCCCTCAAGCGCGCGCGCGACAGCATGGACTTTGCCGACCAGGTGCAGCTCGCCGCGCGCGTCGCGATGACGGTGCCGCAGGTCGGGGCCGGCGAGCGGTCCCGGTTCCGCGCAGTGCTGCTCGATGAGTTCCAGGACACCTCCGAGGCCCAGCTCCAGCTGCTGCGGTCGCTGTTCGTCGCTCCCGGCGCGGCGGTGCCGGTCACCGCCGTCGGCGACCCCCACCAGTCGATCTACGGCTGGCGTGGCGCGAGCTCGACGACGCTGCACCGCTTCCGGGTCGACTTCGTCGACGATGCCGGCTCGACGCAGGTGCTCCCGCTGTCGACGAGCTGGCGCAACGACCAGGCGGTGCTCGACGTCGCGAACCACGTCGCGCAGCCGCTGACGCGGGCGACGTCGGTGCCGGTACGCCGGCTCGGAGCCCGCGCGGAGGCCGGCCCCGGGCACGTCGCGACGGCCCGGTTGTCGACGCTGGAGGGCGAGGCCGCGCACGTCGCCGACTGGGTGCGGGCCCGGCTCCGTCGGCCGGGGCGCACGACAGCGGCCGTGCTGTGCCGCAAACGCTCCCAGTTCGACCCGGTCATCGAGGCGTTGGAGGAGCGCGACATCCCCTACGAGGTCGTGGGTCTCGGTGGGTTGCTGCACACGCCGGAGGTCGCTGACCTCGTCGCCCTGCTCTGGGTCGTGCAGGACCCGAGTCGTGGTGACCGGTTGATGCGCCTGCTGACGGGGCCGTCGTGCCGCCTCGGTGCGGCCGACCTCGACGGTCTCGGTGCCTGGGCCCGAGAGCGGCAGCGCACCGGCCGGGACCGGCGGCGCACCGACCTCGCGCGCGACGCCAGCGAGCAGGCCAGCATCGTCGAGGCACTCGATGACCTGCCCCCCGCCACCTGGGTCGGGCCGGAGGGTCAGTCGCTGTCGCCCACGGCCCTCACCCGACTCGAGGGCCTCGGCGCCACCGTGCGGCACCTGCGCGCCCTCACCGGCCTGGGCCTGGCCGAGCTGGCCGCCGAGGCGGAGGTGGCTCTCGGTCTCGACATCGAGGTGCTGGCCCGCACCACCTGGAGCCCGGGCGCCGCCCGTGCCCACCTCGACGCCTTTGCCGACGTCGCGGCGACCTTCGCCGCCAGCGCGGACCGCTCGACCCTCGGCGGGTTCCTCACGTGGCTCGACGCGGCCGTCGACGAGGAGCGCGGCCTCGACCTGGGCTGGGTCGAGGCACGCCCCGATGCCGTGCAGGTGATGACCGTGCATGCGGCCAAGGGGCTGGAGTGGGACGTCGTGGCCGTCCCGGGGCTCGTGGAGTCGTCGTTCCCGGCCCACTCCGGCACCTCGACGACCGTCAAGGACGGCTCGTGGAACCACTCGACCCCCACGGACAAGGGCTGGCTGGCGGGCCTCGCGACCCTTCCCTACGACCTGCGCGGTGACGCCGACGGCCTGCCCTGCTTCTCCTGGCGCGGCCCGCACACCTGGGACTCCATCGCCGGTGCCTCCGGTGAGTACCACCGCTTCAGGGGCGCGGTGGCGGCCCACGGCATCCTCGAGGAACGGCGGCTGGCGTACGTCGCCTTTACCCGTGCGCGTCACGACCTGCTGCTGACCAGCCACGTATGGGGCACGGCCGGCACCCCGCGGCTGACGTCCCGCTTCCTGCTCGAGGTGCGTGAACAGGGGCTCGCGCCGGCGTCCGGCCCGTGGGTCGACCTGCCGCCGGTTGATCCCAAGCCGCAGAACCCGCGAACGGCCGAGCAGGTGAACGTCGCCTGGCCGACGCAGGACCACGTGGCCCGCAGGCAGGCACTGCTCGAGCCCGCACGAGCCATCGCGGATGCCGTGGCCACCCTCTCGCAGGAACCGGACGGTTCCCGGGTGGCCGTGCCCTCCTCGCCGTGGGACGACGAGGTGAGCATCCTGCTCGCCGAGCGGGCTGCACGCGGTCGCGGCGCTGACGTGGACGTCGTCCTGCCCGCGCACCTGTCAACCTCGGCCCTCGTCGCGCTCGCCGAGGACGCCACTCGCTTCACCCTCGACCTGCGGCGCCCCATGCCGACCCCGCCGGCCCTGTCGGCGCGCCGTGGGACGACCTTCCACGCCTGGGTCGAGGAGCACTACGCCCGGGCAGCGTTCGTCGACATCGACGAGCTGCCGGGGTCGGCCGACGACGGAGCCGTCGACGACGACCTCGCCGCGCTGCGGGCCAGCTTCAGCGCGAGCGAGTGGGCTGATCGCACCCCGGTCGAGGTCGAGACGAGCGTCGAGACCGTGCTCGACGGCATCGCCGTGCGCGGCCGCATCGACGCCGTCTTCGAGGATGTCGGCGACGACGGACAGCCCTCGTGGGTCGTCGTCGACTGGAAGACCGGGGCGGCGCCGAGCGGAGCCCGGGCGTCAGCGCGAACGCTTCAGCTCGCGGCCTACCGCATCGCGTGGGCGCGAGTGCGCGGGGTGCCGATCGAGCGGGTGCGCGGCGCGTTCTTCCACGCCGCGACCGGTGAGACGACCTGGCCGGACCTGCCGGGGGTCGACGAGATCACTGCGGTGCTGAGCGCTGCCCGTCCGGGCTGA
- the nudC gene encoding NAD(+) diphosphatase, producing MPDRAAILPDLALSRSVLDRRGDLRADPSLLTRLLADGDTRVLRLVGDRAAVIAGGRAADGTDEVTRVVFDAPTPHDLDRLGLYLGDAGGVSYVGVVADDLTASIEGDEAWRTLRQVGATLADLDAHALVTTLALANWHRTHTHCPRCGTPTEPVLAGWIRRCPADSSDHYPRTDMAVIMAVVDADDRLLLARGRGFRGNGMSVLAGFVEPGESLAAAVAREVLEEVGVAVTDVTYLGDQPWPFPSSLMLGFTARALDTDLHLQAEEIEAARWFTRDDLVAALADGSVVISGRLSISRRIIEHWFGGPLDSPELPLR from the coding sequence GTGCCCGACCGTGCCGCGATCCTGCCCGACCTCGCCCTCAGCCGGTCCGTCCTCGACCGTCGCGGCGACCTGCGGGCTGACCCGTCCCTGCTGACCCGGCTGTTGGCCGACGGCGACACCCGCGTGCTGCGACTGGTCGGTGACCGGGCCGCCGTCATCGCCGGTGGCCGCGCCGCTGACGGCACCGACGAGGTGACCCGGGTGGTGTTCGACGCGCCGACCCCGCACGACCTCGACCGGCTGGGCCTCTACCTCGGGGATGCCGGGGGAGTCTCGTACGTCGGCGTCGTCGCCGACGACCTCACGGCATCCATCGAGGGCGACGAGGCGTGGCGCACGCTGCGCCAGGTCGGTGCCACCCTGGCCGACCTCGACGCGCACGCGCTCGTGACCACGCTGGCGCTCGCGAACTGGCACCGCACCCACACCCACTGCCCGCGCTGCGGCACGCCGACCGAACCGGTGCTGGCCGGGTGGATCCGGCGGTGCCCGGCGGACTCCAGCGATCACTACCCGCGCACCGACATGGCGGTCATCATGGCGGTCGTGGATGCCGACGACCGGTTGCTGCTCGCGCGGGGCCGGGGGTTTCGGGGCAACGGGATGTCGGTGCTGGCTGGGTTCGTCGAGCCGGGTGAGAGCCTCGCGGCGGCCGTGGCCCGTGAGGTCCTCGAGGAGGTCGGGGTGGCCGTCACCGACGTCACCTACCTCGGCGACCAGCCCTGGCCGTTCCCGTCGTCACTGATGCTCGGGTTCACCGCGCGCGCTCTCGACACCGACCTGCACCTGCAGGCGGAGGAGATCGAGGCCGCGCGATGGTTCACCCGCGACGACCTCGTGGCGGCGCTCGCGGACGGCTCGGTCGTCATCTCGGGGCGGTTGTCGATCTCGCGGCGGATCATCGAGCACTGGTTCGGCGGGCCGCTCGACTCACCGGAGCTCCCCCTGCGCTGA
- a CDS encoding phosphotransferase translates to MDRSPAYLAALASAAVSGLDPVSVEALSSTPDQSFDVAFIQDTEHRRWVVRVPRSDVAGAEMDRTIALLALLGRRLPFAVPAPKGFVALAEGGRAAVYPYLPGHNLDFAELPAGPGLAAELGRAIAALHNTDPAIYDEAGLPSYDADAYRSRRLAELDRAAETGRVPTTLLTRWEKALEDVTLWRFAPTATHGDLTGDQVLAVFTDDSDASTGTIRALTGWEDAKVADPADDFAPLVADASPEAVETVLEAYAHARVERPDTNLIVRARLVAELGLLGTLMTALSRKDAGAVEVLTTQLRRLDDAVHAGEEPDDYRRTSLAPIGIRTRPTPPPALVVDDDDEELPGLVETDRDDPVAVPVAVSVAEGDDVPAWLELDPAEDHAPADDAPTEDAASAETDDEPDADPASEEPSPDEPRSDETSSDEVSPDGQRSAPQ, encoded by the coding sequence GTGGACCGCAGCCCCGCCTATCTCGCCGCTCTCGCCAGCGCCGCGGTCTCCGGGCTCGACCCGGTGAGCGTGGAGGCCCTGTCGAGCACTCCGGACCAGTCCTTCGACGTCGCGTTCATCCAGGACACCGAGCACCGCAGATGGGTCGTGCGGGTACCCCGCAGCGACGTCGCGGGTGCCGAGATGGACCGCACCATCGCCCTGCTGGCCCTGCTCGGCCGACGGCTGCCGTTCGCGGTTCCTGCTCCGAAGGGCTTCGTCGCCCTCGCCGAGGGCGGGCGGGCCGCCGTATACCCGTACCTGCCCGGGCACAACCTCGACTTCGCCGAGTTGCCGGCCGGCCCCGGCCTGGCCGCTGAGCTGGGCCGGGCCATCGCCGCCCTGCACAACACCGACCCGGCCATCTACGACGAGGCGGGCCTGCCGTCGTACGACGCCGACGCCTACCGCAGCCGCCGTCTCGCCGAGCTCGACCGGGCCGCCGAGACCGGGCGCGTGCCGACGACGCTGTTGACCCGGTGGGAGAAGGCCCTCGAGGACGTCACCCTCTGGCGGTTCGCGCCGACCGCGACGCACGGGGACCTCACCGGCGACCAGGTGCTGGCCGTGTTCACCGACGACTCCGACGCGTCGACGGGCACCATCCGAGCCCTGACCGGCTGGGAGGACGCCAAGGTCGCCGACCCTGCCGACGACTTCGCCCCCCTCGTCGCGGACGCGAGCCCCGAGGCCGTCGAGACCGTGCTCGAGGCCTACGCCCACGCCCGGGTGGAACGCCCCGACACCAACCTCATCGTGCGCGCCCGCCTCGTCGCCGAACTCGGCCTGCTCGGCACCCTCATGACCGCCCTGTCCCGCAAGGACGCCGGTGCCGTCGAGGTGCTGACGACCCAGCTTCGTCGCCTCGACGACGCCGTCCACGCCGGCGAGGAACCCGACGACTACCGCCGGACCTCCTTGGCGCCGATCGGCATCCGGACGCGCCCGACCCCACCGCCGGCACTCGTCGTCGACGATGACGACGAGGAACTGCCCGGGCTCGTGGAGACGGACCGTGACGACCCGGTCGCCGTTCCCGTCGCCGTTTCCGTTGCCGAGGGCGACGACGTCCCGGCGTGGCTCGAGCTGGACCCCGCCGAGGACCACGCGCCGGCCGACGACGCGCCGACCGAGGATGCCGCTTCGGCCGAGACCGACGACGAGCCCGACGCCGATCCCGCCTCCGAAGAGCCCAGCCCTGACGAGCCCCGCTCGGACGAGACCAGCTCAGACGAGGTCAGCCCGGACGGGCAGCGCTCAGCACCGCAGTGA
- a CDS encoding ATP-dependent helicase, producing the protein MLVLRRPDLAEAAATVLDSAQQAAVEHRAAVVRVLGAPGTGKSTVAVERIAAAVAQGLTADQCLLLAPTRRAAARLRDAVTARLGGTTTTPLARSHQSYGFGLLRQAAALAGDPTPRLLSGPEQDVILGELLAGHADGTAPAPQWPAELHLALPTRTFRRELRDLLMRAVELGLEPEALAALGHEHGRGEWVAAAHVLREYDEVTALSAAGAFDPAWILGAAADLVVDDPTSLPPNLRLVVVDDAHELTPPGLRLVQETIAASAARLVLIGDPDAATETFRGADPRLFLTAWPQADTLTLGTCHRSGAPLRAAASRVVGHVGVVGGAAHRAVDPAPRDGRVEAHLVRTASQEAGYVAGRLRTAHLIDGVPWSRMAVIVRGGSRTATLRRVLRSSGVPVDTTTADLPVADEAAVRPFLTLLTWALEVIAGGEHLDPAQVVDTLTSPVGGADAVSLRRLRRSLRRLELDSGGGRPSDVLLAEAVLAPGALDHVGPEGQPARRVHRVLAAAVEALRDGDGVEVVLWRMWSASGLAQPWRDAALAGGSAGGRADRDLDAVLGLFDAAARFVDRLPGASPADFLDHVLGQDVAGDSLVARAPAGESVALLTPAASAGREWDLVVVAGVQEGVWPDLRLRGSLLGSTDLVDLLAGRGDDPRAARAQVRHDETRLFHVAVTRARTHLVVTAVRGEDEQPSPFLDVIDPLPHPRTFTDVPRPLTLAGLVGELRREVAGEDPARRGAAVTTLARLASHHVPGADPAQWWALRDVSDTRPRRAPDAPVVISPSAIDPFIRCRLQWVLRAAGGDGPSMGAQDIGTLVHDVAHELGDTDAATYAAQVEARWGRLGLAPGWLSRRSLAQATAMTDRLARYITESDAVGWRRAASEARIEAVIGRARITGRVDRVEVSPTGQVRIVDLKTGASKPTVAEVSRHGQLGAYQLAVQHGALPEVGTEPGGAALLHLGKAANLTTTVQVQQPLDADDDPQWAHDLVEQVAHEMSGAVFSATPGTKQCGTCQVKDSCPALAEGRRL; encoded by the coding sequence GTGCTCGTCCTTCGCCGCCCCGACCTCGCCGAGGCCGCTGCCACCGTGCTCGACAGCGCCCAGCAGGCTGCGGTCGAGCACCGGGCTGCCGTCGTGCGGGTGCTCGGGGCGCCCGGCACCGGCAAGTCCACGGTGGCCGTCGAGCGCATCGCGGCGGCTGTCGCGCAGGGGCTGACCGCCGACCAGTGCCTGCTGCTCGCCCCGACCCGACGTGCAGCAGCGCGCCTTCGGGATGCCGTCACGGCTCGCCTCGGCGGCACCACGACCACTCCCTTGGCGCGCTCGCACCAGTCCTACGGGTTCGGCCTGCTCCGGCAGGCGGCCGCGCTCGCCGGCGACCCGACCCCGCGACTGCTGAGCGGCCCCGAGCAGGACGTGATCCTCGGCGAGCTGCTCGCCGGCCATGCCGACGGCACGGCACCGGCGCCGCAGTGGCCCGCCGAGCTCCACCTCGCCCTGCCGACCCGTACCTTCCGCCGCGAGCTGCGTGACCTGCTCATGCGTGCCGTCGAGCTCGGCCTCGAGCCCGAGGCGCTCGCGGCCCTCGGACACGAGCACGGTCGCGGCGAGTGGGTGGCCGCGGCCCACGTCCTGCGCGAGTACGACGAGGTGACCGCGTTGTCCGCGGCCGGGGCCTTCGACCCGGCGTGGATCCTCGGCGCCGCCGCCGACCTCGTCGTGGACGACCCCACCTCCTTGCCCCCGAACCTGCGCCTCGTCGTCGTCGACGACGCCCATGAGCTGACCCCGCCGGGGCTGCGGCTGGTTCAGGAGACGATCGCCGCCAGCGCCGCCCGGCTGGTGCTCATCGGCGACCCGGACGCCGCCACCGAGACCTTCCGCGGAGCAGACCCGCGCCTGTTCCTCACCGCCTGGCCGCAGGCGGACACGCTCACCCTCGGCACCTGCCACCGTTCAGGAGCACCGCTTCGCGCCGCGGCCTCCCGGGTCGTCGGGCACGTCGGCGTCGTCGGCGGGGCGGCCCATCGGGCCGTTGACCCCGCCCCACGCGACGGACGCGTCGAGGCGCACCTCGTGCGCACGGCATCCCAGGAGGCCGGGTACGTCGCGGGTCGCCTGCGCACCGCGCACCTCATCGACGGCGTGCCGTGGTCACGCATGGCCGTCATCGTGCGCGGCGGGTCCCGCACGGCCACCCTGCGCCGCGTGCTGCGCAGTTCCGGCGTGCCGGTCGACACGACCACCGCTGACCTCCCCGTGGCCGACGAGGCCGCCGTGCGGCCCTTCCTCACCCTGCTGACCTGGGCGCTCGAGGTGATCGCCGGTGGCGAGCACCTCGACCCCGCGCAGGTCGTCGACACCCTCACCTCCCCGGTCGGTGGGGCGGATGCCGTGTCGCTGCGGCGGCTGCGCCGCTCGCTGCGGCGCCTCGAGCTCGACAGCGGCGGTGGCCGACCGAGCGACGTCCTGCTCGCCGAGGCCGTGCTCGCGCCGGGGGCCCTCGACCACGTCGGCCCCGAGGGTCAGCCCGCCCGCCGAGTGCACCGGGTGCTGGCCGCCGCGGTCGAGGCCCTGCGCGACGGGGACGGGGTCGAGGTCGTGCTGTGGCGGATGTGGTCGGCGAGCGGGCTGGCCCAGCCGTGGCGCGATGCCGCCCTCGCGGGTGGCTCGGCGGGTGGGCGCGCCGATCGTGACCTCGACGCCGTGCTCGGGCTCTTCGATGCCGCCGCCCGCTTCGTCGACCGACTCCCCGGTGCCTCCCCGGCTGACTTCCTCGATCACGTGCTCGGTCAGGACGTCGCCGGCGACAGCCTCGTCGCGAGGGCCCCCGCAGGTGAGTCGGTCGCCCTGCTCACGCCCGCGGCATCCGCCGGTCGCGAGTGGGACCTCGTCGTCGTGGCCGGGGTCCAGGAGGGGGTATGGCCCGACCTGCGGTTGCGCGGCTCGTTGCTCGGCTCGACCGACCTCGTCGACCTGCTCGCCGGCCGAGGGGATGACCCCCGGGCGGCGCGGGCGCAGGTGCGTCACGACGAGACCCGGCTCTTTCACGTCGCCGTCACCCGGGCCCGTACGCACCTCGTCGTCACCGCCGTGCGCGGGGAGGACGAGCAGCCCTCACCCTTCCTCGACGTCATCGACCCGCTGCCCCACCCGCGCACCTTCACCGACGTCCCGCGCCCGCTGACCCTCGCGGGCCTGGTCGGTGAACTGCGCCGTGAGGTCGCCGGGGAGGACCCGGCCCGCCGAGGCGCCGCGGTCACGACCCTGGCTCGACTCGCCAGCCACCACGTGCCCGGTGCCGACCCCGCGCAGTGGTGGGCGCTGCGCGACGTCAGCGACACCCGCCCGCGCCGTGCCCCGGATGCGCCGGTCGTGATCTCACCCTCGGCCATCGACCCGTTCATCCGGTGTCGACTGCAATGGGTGCTGCGGGCCGCGGGCGGCGACGGGCCCTCGATGGGCGCGCAGGACATCGGCACGCTCGTGCACGACGTCGCCCACGAGCTCGGCGACACCGACGCGGCGACCTACGCGGCGCAGGTCGAGGCGCGGTGGGGTCGGCTCGGGCTCGCCCCGGGCTGGCTCAGCCGTCGCAGCCTGGCCCAGGCGACCGCGATGACCGACCGGCTGGCGCGCTACATCACCGAATCGGATGCCGTCGGTTGGCGCCGGGCGGCCTCCGAGGCCCGCATCGAGGCAGTGATCGGACGGGCCCGCATCACCGGTCGGGTCGACCGTGTCGAGGTGTCGCCCACCGGTCAGGTGCGCATCGTCGACCTCAAGACCGGGGCCAGCAAGCCGACGGTCGCCGAGGTGTCCCGGCACGGTCAGCTCGGTGCCTACCAGCTCGCGGTGCAGCACGGGGCCCTGCCCGAGGTCGGCACAGAGCCGGGCGGGGCAGCGCTGCTCCACCTGGGCAAGGCCGCGAATCTCACCACCACCGTGCAGGTCCAGCAGCCGCTCGACGCCGACGACGACCCGCAGTGGGCCCACGACCTCGTCGAGCAGGTGGCGCACGAGATGTCCGGCGCCGTCTTCTCCGCCACCCCCGGGACGAAGCAGTGCGGCACCTGCCAGGTCAAGGACTCCTGCCCGGCCCTGGCCGAGGGGAGGCGGCTGTGA
- a CDS encoding mycoredoxin, protein MSDAAVTHLPAPGTVTMFTTTWCGYCRRLKSQMEREGISFTEVDIEHEPGTAEFVMSVNGGNQTVPTLLFADGSAATNPTIAQVRSRLT, encoded by the coding sequence ATGAGCGACGCCGCCGTCACCCACCTGCCCGCGCCGGGCACCGTCACGATGTTCACGACGACCTGGTGCGGCTACTGCCGCCGCCTGAAGTCGCAGATGGAGCGCGAGGGCATCTCCTTCACCGAGGTCGACATCGAGCACGAACCCGGCACCGCCGAGTTCGTCATGTCGGTCAACGGCGGGAACCAGACGGTGCCGACCCTGCTCTTCGCCGACGGCAGCGCCGCGACCAACCCGACCATCGCGCAGGTGCGGTCCCGCCTCACCTGA